A single window of Loxodonta africana isolate mLoxAfr1 chromosome 10, mLoxAfr1.hap2, whole genome shotgun sequence DNA harbors:
- the LOC100653589 gene encoding olfactory receptor 4F15-like, producing the protein MDVSNHSVVPTFVFLGLSNSWGIQLLLFFFSSMFYVASLMGNLLIVFSVTYDPHLHYPMYFLLANLSFLDLGICSVATPRMIYDLFRKHKAISFEGCITQIFFIHAIGSTEMVLLTAMAFDRYIAICKPLHYLTIMSPRMCILILITSWILGFIHSVAQLAFVVDLPFCGPNILDSFYRDLPQLIKLACTDTNRLEFIVTANSGLVSVGSCFILIISYIFILVTVQKHSSSGLSKALSTLSAHVTVVVLFFGPLIFFYTWPFPSSHLDKFLAIFDAVLTPFLNPVIYTFRDKEMKAAMKKRCHQFVNYRKLSYSKNIYIL; encoded by the coding sequence ATGGATGTGTCCAATCACTCTGTGGTGCCCACGTTTGTGTTCCTAGGACTTTCCAATTCGTGGGGGATCCagcttctcctctttttcttttcttccatgtTCTATGTTGCAAGCCTGATGGGAAACCTCCTCATTGTGTTCTCTGTGACCTATGACCCTCACCTGCACTACCCGATGTACTTCTTGCTGGCCAATCTTTCCTTTCTTGATCTGGGAATTTGCTCTGTTGCAACCCCCAGAATGATTTATGACCTTTtcagaaaacacaaagcaatctCCTTTGAGGGCTGTATAACCCAAATCTTCTTCATTCATGCCATTGGTAGCACAGAAATGGTGCTGCTCACAGCCATGGCCTTTGACAGATACATTGCTATATGTAAGCCTCTCCACTACCTGACCATCATGAGCCCACGAATGTGCATTTTGATTTTGATTACTTCTTGGATCCTTGGCTTCATCCACTCAGTGGCCCAGTTGGCTTTTGTTGTAGACTTGCCCTTCTGTGGCCCTAATATATTGGACAGCTTTTACCGTGACCTGCCCCAGCTCATTAAACTTGCTTGCACAGACACCAATAGACTGGAATTCATAGTCACAGCCAACAGTGGACTCGTCTCTGTGGGTTCCTGCTTTATACTGATCATTTCTTAtatctttattttggtcactgttCAGAAACACTCTTCAAGTGGTTTATCCAAGGCCCTCTCCACTTTGTCAGCTCATGTCACTGTGGTGGTTTTATTCTTTGGGCCGTTGATCTTCTTTTATACATGGCCCTTCCCCTCATCACACTTGGACAAGTTTCTTGCTATCTTTGATGCAGTTCTcactccttttctgaatccagtcaTCTACACATTCAGGGACAAGGAGATGAAGGCAGCAATGAAAAAACGTTGCCATCAGTTTGTGAATTACAGGAAATTGTCCTactctaaaaatatatatatactctaa